One genomic region from Natrarchaeobius halalkaliphilus encodes:
- a CDS encoding deoxyuridine 5'-triphosphate nucleotidohydrolase: protein MFRSGAFVADYISPTTDDQVQPNGVDLTLDVVFEQLEPGRIGRDGKQIGDRVARPLEELERKDPDTYYLPRGAYIARYGERIEIPDGHVGFVYPRSSLMRNSCMLNTAVWDAGYEGRGEGLLQVHHDIEIERGARIAQLVFAEASHEDVYDGSYQGENLEND from the coding sequence ATGTTTCGCTCCGGTGCGTTCGTAGCCGACTATATTTCACCGACGACCGACGATCAGGTCCAGCCAAACGGCGTCGACCTCACCCTCGATGTCGTCTTCGAGCAACTCGAGCCGGGGAGAATCGGCCGTGACGGCAAACAGATCGGTGATCGCGTCGCCCGCCCGCTCGAGGAACTCGAGCGCAAGGATCCCGATACCTACTACCTGCCTCGCGGTGCGTACATCGCCCGGTACGGCGAGCGAATCGAGATTCCCGACGGACACGTCGGCTTCGTCTATCCGCGCTCGTCGCTGATGCGCAACTCCTGTATGTTGAACACGGCGGTCTGGGATGCGGGCTACGAGGGCCGCGGCGAGGGGTTGTTACAGGTCCACCACGACATCGAGATCGAACGCGGGGCGCGAATCGCTCAGCTGGTGTTCGCGGAGGCAAGCCACGAGGACGTCTACGACGGAAGTTACCAGGGCGAAAACCTCGAGAACGATTGA
- a CDS encoding aconitate hydratase, whose translation MGQTLTEKILDDHLVEGELETGEEIGIEIDQVLTQDTTGTMVWLQFEAMGLDEVQTEIAAQYCDHQTYQFDFKNTDDHRFLRSAAGTYGAHFSRPGNGICHNVHRENFAAPGKTLLGSDSHTPTPGGLGELAIGAGGIDVTVAMGGAPYYIEMPEIVSVRLEGELPEWATAKDVILELLRRLSVKGGVGKILEYTGPGVETLTAPERMTITNMGTELGATTSIFPTDEQTEDYLERVGRGEEYVELQPDDDAEYDDEIVVDLSDLEPLIAQPSMPDKVVPVSEVAGESVEQVIVGSCTNGGYEDILPVAKMLEGRETSMETETIVAPGSKQASEMLAREGWVAEMMAAGVNFSEATCGACIGIGHVPASDSVSLRTFNRNFEGRSGIEDDNVYLCSPEVAAAASIAGEIVDPRDLADELGDLEDPGVELPDEYDGSKTDLISPDEAVDDELIKGPNIGDVPIRDQLGSEIEGDALLKMEDNITTDHIIPATQDILMYRSNVPKLSEFTLSRVDETFAERALEADGGFLVAGENYGQGSSREHAALCPMYLGIEGVLAQSFARIHRANLFNFGIVPLTIDEETYANIDQGDEIEVVDDVYEAVTTGQEEFTVRINDDYEVTATLDASERERDILAAGGKLAWTKEQAEESGAAPADD comes from the coding sequence ATGGGACAGACACTCACCGAGAAAATTCTCGACGATCACCTCGTCGAAGGAGAACTCGAGACCGGCGAAGAGATCGGGATCGAGATCGACCAGGTGCTCACTCAGGACACGACCGGGACGATGGTCTGGCTCCAGTTCGAAGCGATGGGACTGGACGAGGTTCAGACCGAGATCGCCGCTCAGTACTGTGATCACCAGACGTATCAGTTCGACTTTAAAAACACGGACGATCATCGTTTCCTCCGCTCTGCTGCGGGTACGTACGGCGCTCACTTCTCTCGCCCCGGTAACGGCATCTGTCACAACGTCCACCGCGAGAACTTCGCGGCACCGGGCAAGACGCTGCTCGGATCGGACTCACACACCCCGACCCCCGGCGGCCTCGGTGAACTCGCCATCGGCGCTGGCGGGATCGACGTCACCGTCGCGATGGGCGGCGCTCCCTACTACATCGAGATGCCCGAGATCGTCAGCGTCCGTCTCGAGGGCGAACTCCCCGAGTGGGCCACGGCGAAAGACGTCATTCTCGAGCTCCTGCGACGGCTCTCCGTCAAAGGCGGCGTCGGCAAGATCCTCGAGTACACCGGCCCGGGTGTCGAAACGCTCACCGCACCCGAACGGATGACGATCACCAACATGGGGACGGAACTCGGCGCGACGACGTCGATCTTCCCGACCGACGAACAGACCGAGGACTACCTAGAGCGCGTCGGCCGCGGCGAGGAGTACGTCGAACTCCAGCCCGACGACGACGCCGAGTACGACGACGAGATCGTCGTCGACCTCTCGGATCTCGAGCCGCTGATCGCCCAGCCGTCGATGCCTGACAAGGTCGTTCCCGTCAGCGAGGTCGCCGGCGAGTCCGTCGAACAGGTCATCGTCGGCTCCTGTACGAACGGCGGCTACGAGGACATCCTTCCCGTCGCCAAGATGCTCGAGGGTCGCGAAACGTCGATGGAGACCGAAACGATCGTCGCTCCCGGCTCCAAGCAGGCCTCCGAGATGCTCGCCCGCGAGGGGTGGGTCGCGGAGATGATGGCCGCTGGCGTCAACTTCTCCGAGGCGACCTGCGGGGCCTGTATCGGCATCGGCCACGTCCCCGCCTCCGATTCGGTCTCGCTGCGGACGTTCAACCGCAACTTCGAGGGACGGTCGGGTATCGAAGACGACAACGTCTACCTCTGTTCGCCGGAAGTCGCCGCGGCCGCGTCGATCGCCGGCGAGATCGTCGATCCGCGCGACCTCGCGGACGAACTCGGTGACCTGGAGGATCCCGGCGTCGAGCTTCCGGACGAGTACGACGGCTCCAAGACGGACCTCATCAGCCCCGACGAGGCCGTCGACGACGAACTGATCAAGGGCCCGAACATCGGAGACGTCCCGATCCGCGACCAGCTCGGCTCCGAGATCGAAGGCGACGCGCTGCTCAAGATGGAGGACAACATCACGACCGATCACATCATCCCGGCGACCCAGGACATCCTGATGTACCGGTCGAACGTACCCAAACTCTCCGAGTTTACCCTCTCTCGAGTCGACGAGACGTTTGCCGAGCGCGCGCTCGAGGCCGACGGCGGCTTCCTCGTCGCCGGCGAGAACTACGGTCAGGGATCCTCGCGCGAACACGCCGCTCTCTGTCCGATGTACCTCGGTATCGAGGGCGTCCTCGCACAGAGTTTCGCACGTATTCACCGCGCAAACCTGTTCAACTTCGGAATCGTTCCGCTGACGATCGACGAAGAGACCTACGCGAACATCGATCAGGGCGACGAGATCGAAGTCGTCGACGACGTCTACGAGGCCGTTACCACCGGCCAGGAGGAGTTCACCGTCCGCATCAACGACGACTACGAAGTCACGGCGACCCTCGACGCCTCCGAGCGTGAGCGCGACATCCTCGCCGCCGGCGGCAAGCTCGCCTGGACGAAAGAACAGGCCGAAGAAAGCGGCGCTGCACCGGCTGACGACTGA
- a CDS encoding dihydrofolate reductase, whose product MTESDDEPSTSDGLETDRELVAIVAVAENGVIGRDGEMPWHVPADLEHFKSKTMDHPVIMGRVTYEGILEQLEEPLPGRTSIVLTSRDFATPERTVTVSGFEEALRAAERVARDRHDGTDRIFVGGGATVYDGLFPAVDRLVVTEIHDEPDGDTHFPDWDRSRWREVDRDERDGFGFVEYVRLE is encoded by the coding sequence ATGACCGAGAGCGACGACGAGCCGTCGACGTCCGACGGCCTCGAGACTGACCGCGAACTCGTCGCGATCGTGGCCGTCGCAGAAAACGGCGTCATCGGCCGGGACGGCGAGATGCCCTGGCACGTTCCTGCCGACCTCGAGCACTTCAAATCGAAGACGATGGATCATCCGGTCATCATGGGACGGGTGACCTACGAGGGGATTCTCGAGCAACTCGAAGAACCCCTGCCCGGCCGGACGTCGATCGTCCTGACCAGTCGCGACTTCGCGACACCGGAGAGGACGGTGACGGTAAGCGGATTCGAGGAGGCACTCCGTGCGGCCGAACGTGTGGCCCGTGACCGCCACGACGGTACCGATCGTATTTTCGTCGGCGGCGGGGCGACCGTCTACGACGGACTGTTTCCCGCCGTCGACCGGCTCGTCGTGACCGAGATCCACGACGAACCCGACGGAGACACGCACTTTCCCGACTGGGATCGCAGCCGCTGGCGGGAGGTCGACCGGGACGAACGCGACGGCTTCGGTTTCGTCGAATACGTTCGTCTCGAGTAG
- the thyA gene encoding thymidylate synthase produces the protein MRQYLELVDAALSGGNYKSNRTGVDTISSFSEHYEVDLGEGYPLLTTKRMDGYRWNSMIHEVCWYLSGDEHIRDLREETKIWDAWADDRGRLDTAYGRFWRRYPIPEDAARLEGESWPDEAHRWVTTEADGRRTFDQLQYVIDTLSDTPNSRRLAVSAWHPANAAVSTLPPCHYTFVFNVQGDRLNCHLTQRSGDIALGVPFNIAAYALLTEVIAGQTGYEPGTFAHTVVDAHVYCGTDARGEWYADNLETFQARLEAVDGREGYRTLREWLESEAPDEADGEDRLDHVPGLLEQLSREPLERPKLEVADVSIDELTAEDVQLRSYDAHDGIRFSVAE, from the coding sequence ATGCGACAGTACCTCGAGCTCGTCGACGCGGCTCTCTCGGGTGGGAACTACAAGTCGAACCGGACCGGCGTCGACACGATCTCCTCGTTCAGCGAACACTACGAGGTCGACCTTGGGGAGGGCTATCCCCTCCTGACGACGAAGCGAATGGACGGCTACCGGTGGAACTCGATGATTCACGAGGTCTGCTGGTATCTTTCGGGCGACGAGCACATTCGGGACCTCCGCGAGGAAACGAAGATCTGGGACGCCTGGGCCGACGACCGCGGACGTCTCGACACCGCGTACGGACGGTTCTGGCGGCGGTATCCGATCCCGGAGGATGCCGCTCGCCTCGAGGGCGAATCCTGGCCGGACGAGGCCCATCGGTGGGTGACGACGGAGGCGGACGGCCGCCGAACGTTCGATCAGCTCCAGTACGTGATCGATACGCTCTCGGATACCCCGAACTCGCGGCGGCTGGCCGTCAGCGCCTGGCACCCCGCGAACGCGGCCGTTTCGACGCTACCACCCTGTCACTACACCTTCGTCTTCAACGTCCAGGGCGACCGGCTGAACTGCCACCTCACCCAGCGATCAGGCGACATCGCACTCGGCGTCCCGTTCAACATCGCTGCCTACGCGCTGTTGACGGAGGTGATCGCCGGGCAGACGGGCTACGAACCGGGAACGTTCGCCCACACGGTCGTCGACGCCCACGTCTACTGCGGCACGGACGCACGCGGCGAGTGGTACGCCGACAACCTCGAGACGTTCCAGGCCCGTCTCGAGGCGGTCGACGGCCGCGAGGGGTACCGCACTCTTCGCGAGTGGCTCGAGTCCGAAGCGCCCGACGAAGCCGACGGTGAGGACCGACTCGATCACGTTCCCGGCCTGCTCGAGCAGCTTTCGCGAGAGCCCCTCGAGCGCCCGAAACTCGAGGTGGCTGACGTCTCGATCGACGAGCTGACCGCAGAGGACGTCCAGTTGCGATCGTACGACGCCCACGACGGGATCCGGTTTTCGGTGGCCGAATGA
- a CDS encoding Hsp20/alpha crystallin family protein — MPALRDALRDLSEDVFFDLLESDETYLIVLDVPGVTADSLDLSVEADRLCIEARRAKDLPGEYRYLEENRPMFLDAELPLPDDAIGGETTASVDRGVLELTIPKRPGGGETTIDVVDRSGSRTGSDADDRDDSEDNREPTESR, encoded by the coding sequence ATGCCAGCCCTGCGCGACGCGTTGCGAGACCTCTCGGAGGACGTCTTCTTCGATCTGCTCGAGAGCGACGAGACGTACCTGATCGTCCTCGACGTTCCCGGCGTCACCGCCGACTCACTCGACCTCTCCGTCGAGGCCGATCGCCTCTGCATCGAGGCACGGAGAGCGAAGGACCTCCCCGGCGAGTACCGCTATCTCGAGGAGAACCGGCCGATGTTTCTGGACGCGGAGTTACCCCTCCCCGACGACGCGATCGGCGGGGAGACGACGGCCTCCGTCGATCGAGGTGTTCTCGAGTTGACGATCCCCAAGCGACCCGGCGGCGGGGAGACGACGATCGACGTCGTCGATCGATCCGGGAGTCGAACGGGAAGCGATGCGGACGACCGCGACGATAGCGAAGACAACAGGGAGCCGACGGAATCGAGGTGA
- a CDS encoding ABC1 kinase family protein, which translates to MVAYARDRRRFVLFGRPRRVDPETHRYRAEVLLESLLTLGPTFIKLGQLLSARPDVLPPAYIDVLSALQDDVPPAEWTDASRVLENELGPVDDRFETFETEPISGASLGQVYRASIGEEAGEAATSGGSDRDVAVKIRRPNVEELVEADLRVIHWSLPVLLYFVDESRSFSLENLADEFSRTIREEMDYEREAEMLTEIRSNFADNDRFVIPEVIESHSCQRVLTMEYIEGTKINDVEELERRGIDRTRVAEHLERSYLQMIVEDGVFHADPHPGNLAVTDDGRIVFYDFGMSGRVDEFVQNKIVEFYVAVANQDIDAILDALIEIGTLSPEADRAVMAEVMEIAIQDARGEDVEQYRINQIVGQIEDSIYVFPFRLPKNLALVLRVATVVEGVCVTLDPDFDFIATATDYLTEQGYREETVRRYLAESGERLKETGESLTRITPKAERAFDRLERDDLYVRIGVEDSENVFDKLAKRLIYGMLLTMSLFSMGVLYALETPEATVVAAGFSVIVAIQLYRSFRTRRPTRVKPQFTRQNLRQRQRREE; encoded by the coding sequence TTGGTCGCCTACGCCCGTGATCGCCGGCGATTCGTGTTGTTCGGTCGCCCTCGCCGGGTCGACCCCGAAACCCACCGCTACCGGGCCGAAGTGTTGCTCGAGTCGCTGTTGACGCTCGGGCCGACGTTCATCAAACTCGGCCAGTTGCTCTCGGCGCGACCCGACGTGTTACCGCCGGCCTACATCGACGTCCTCTCTGCGCTCCAGGACGATGTCCCGCCCGCCGAGTGGACGGACGCGAGTCGGGTACTCGAAAACGAGCTTGGACCCGTCGATGACCGGTTCGAGACCTTCGAGACCGAACCGATCAGCGGTGCGAGCCTGGGGCAGGTCTATCGAGCGAGCATCGGCGAGGAAGCCGGAGAAGCCGCCACGAGCGGCGGATCAGATCGTGACGTCGCGGTGAAGATCAGGCGACCGAACGTCGAAGAGCTGGTCGAGGCCGACCTGCGCGTCATCCACTGGTCGTTGCCGGTCCTCCTGTATTTCGTCGACGAGTCCCGATCGTTCTCGCTCGAGAATCTGGCCGACGAGTTCTCGAGAACGATCCGCGAGGAGATGGACTACGAACGCGAAGCCGAGATGCTGACCGAGATCCGTTCGAACTTCGCCGACAACGATCGGTTCGTTATTCCGGAGGTCATCGAGAGTCACTCCTGTCAGCGGGTCCTGACCATGGAGTACATCGAGGGGACGAAGATCAACGACGTCGAGGAACTCGAGCGCAGAGGGATCGATCGGACGCGGGTTGCAGAACATCTCGAGCGGTCGTATCTGCAGATGATCGTCGAGGATGGCGTCTTCCACGCCGATCCACATCCCGGCAACCTCGCCGTCACCGACGACGGCCGGATCGTCTTCTACGACTTCGGTATGTCGGGTCGGGTCGACGAGTTCGTACAGAACAAGATCGTCGAGTTCTACGTCGCAGTCGCCAATCAGGACATCGATGCGATACTCGATGCGCTGATCGAGATCGGAACGCTCTCTCCCGAAGCCGACCGAGCGGTGATGGCCGAGGTGATGGAGATCGCGATCCAGGACGCTCGCGGCGAAGACGTCGAACAGTACCGGATCAACCAGATCGTCGGCCAGATCGAGGACTCGATTTACGTCTTTCCGTTCCGCCTGCCGAAGAATCTCGCGCTCGTCCTCCGGGTCGCGACCGTCGTCGAAGGCGTCTGTGTGACCCTCGATCCGGACTTCGATTTCATCGCGACTGCGACCGACTATCTCACCGAGCAGGGCTATCGCGAAGAGACCGTGCGACGCTACCTCGCGGAATCTGGCGAGCGACTCAAAGAGACCGGCGAGTCGTTGACGCGAATCACCCCGAAAGCCGAGCGAGCGTTCGACCGCCTCGAGCGCGACGATCTCTACGTTCGAATCGGCGTCGAGGATTCGGAGAACGTCTTCGACAAACTCGCAAAGCGGTTGATTTACGGGATGTTGCTCACCATGTCGCTGTTCTCGATGGGCGTCCTCTACGCGCTCGAGACACCCGAGGCGACCGTCGTCGCCGCCGGCTTTTCGGTAATCGTAGCGATCCAGCTCTATCGGAGCTTCCGGACGCGTCGGCCAACTCGAGTCAAACCACAGTTCACCCGGCAGAACCTCAGACAACGCCAGCGCCGCGAGGAGTGA
- a CDS encoding HFX_2341 family transcriptional regulator → MQTHIVPVGFDYDRLIAPLVRDQIDVDSVILLEGAVGSEANVEYSRHLSKKLETDFRNLLGAETDRFVLEDVYDYDGAFEQAFDLITVELDRGNEVWVNVAAMPRTVSFAFANAAHSLMVEREDEREQIHTYYTAPEKYLETELAEELREQITLLENLDDDDRIGATAHDRIESRLESARDLLSEFDERGTTIGAKKIGDSHIVELPVASFSNVKPFEELILYKLGEDGEFASVSELAESLARELNEEYTDSFRSKVIYNVDRLGPGGKGYIEREERGKSYRTRLSRIGELWVRAHSDNDTME, encoded by the coding sequence ATGCAAACCCACATCGTCCCGGTCGGCTTCGACTACGACCGGCTGATCGCACCATTGGTCCGCGATCAGATCGACGTCGACAGCGTTATTCTGCTCGAGGGGGCCGTCGGGAGCGAGGCCAACGTCGAGTACTCTCGGCACCTCTCGAAGAAACTCGAGACGGACTTTCGGAACCTGCTGGGTGCCGAGACGGACCGGTTCGTCCTCGAGGACGTCTACGATTACGACGGGGCGTTCGAGCAAGCGTTCGACCTCATTACGGTCGAACTCGACCGCGGCAACGAGGTCTGGGTCAACGTCGCGGCGATGCCGCGAACGGTGAGTTTCGCGTTCGCGAACGCCGCTCACTCGCTGATGGTCGAACGCGAGGACGAACGCGAACAGATTCACACCTACTACACGGCTCCCGAGAAATACCTGGAGACCGAACTCGCAGAGGAGCTCCGCGAGCAGATCACACTCCTCGAGAACCTCGACGATGACGACAGGATCGGCGCGACCGCACACGACCGGATCGAAAGTCGACTCGAGAGTGCTCGGGATCTCCTCTCGGAGTTCGACGAGCGCGGGACGACGATCGGAGCGAAGAAAATCGGAGACAGCCACATCGTCGAGTTGCCCGTCGCCTCCTTTTCCAACGTCAAGCCCTTCGAGGAACTCATTCTCTACAAACTCGGAGAGGACGGCGAGTTCGCTTCCGTCTCCGAACTCGCGGAGTCGCTCGCTCGCGAACTCAACGAGGAGTACACCGATAGCTTCCGGTCGAAAGTCATCTACAACGTCGATCGGCTGGGCCCCGGTGGCAAGGGCTACATCGAACGCGAAGAGCGCGGAAAATCCTACCGGACGCGACTCTCGAGGATCGGTGAGCTCTGGGTTCGCGCCCACTCGGACAACGATACGATGGAGTAG
- a CDS encoding nitrite/sulfite reductase yields the protein MAHKKEEWKSEMYGDEIRAKIEEFAERGWDDIPEAEREKWFSRFKFWGVFHHRSGQESYFMMRLTNCGGVLEPGQFRAISEVSREYASGPVENPEFGATWIDFTTRQSIQLHWLKLEDIPAIWEKLESVGVSSRSAGGDTMRNISGCPVAGKAEEFVESRPVLNEIQETIREDDGLSNMPRKFNISVSGCRQGCAQDAINDIGLEPAHKMIDGEHVDGFNVRVGGGLGGREPREARPLDMFVRPEYAVETVRAFVELYHEEGNRQNRAKNRARFFVDDWGTDTIREELDERLAFAFEPAGTDFRGEYTYNAGRPAEFGSHDHVGVYDQADGRNYVGLSVAVGRLPAEEAIDLADLADEYGSGEVRLTRRQNPLIMDVPDDELDALLAEPMLEKHQPEPNPFVKGTMACTGTEFCSLALTETKARTARLLRWLGDNVEVPEDVDRIKLHYSGCTADCGQAMTADIGLQGMRARKNGEMVEAVDVGIGGGIGENPSFIEWIRQRVPADELPGLIANLLEAYAALRTEGQTFREWVEATGHETIVELAEPEEVVGYEDPCLTDGKQSWYPFAEGESPAPTAADGTPLTSD from the coding sequence ATGGCACACAAGAAAGAAGAATGGAAATCCGAGATGTACGGTGACGAAATTAGAGCGAAGATCGAGGAGTTCGCCGAGCGCGGCTGGGACGATATCCCCGAAGCGGAGCGTGAGAAGTGGTTCTCGCGATTCAAGTTCTGGGGGGTGTTCCACCACCGCAGCGGTCAAGAGTCGTATTTTATGATGCGGCTCACCAATTGCGGCGGGGTGCTCGAACCAGGACAATTTCGCGCAATCAGTGAAGTCTCCCGCGAGTACGCATCCGGTCCCGTGGAAAACCCCGAATTCGGCGCCACCTGGATCGACTTCACGACCCGCCAGTCGATCCAGCTCCACTGGTTGAAGCTGGAGGACATTCCCGCGATCTGGGAGAAACTCGAGTCCGTTGGTGTCTCGTCCCGATCGGCAGGCGGTGATACGATGCGCAATATATCCGGCTGTCCCGTTGCCGGGAAGGCTGAAGAGTTCGTCGAGTCACGGCCGGTTCTCAATGAGATCCAGGAGACGATCCGCGAGGACGACGGCCTGAGTAACATGCCCCGAAAGTTCAACATCTCTGTCTCCGGCTGCCGCCAGGGTTGTGCCCAGGACGCGATCAACGATATCGGACTCGAACCAGCCCACAAGATGATCGACGGCGAGCACGTGGACGGATTTAACGTGCGGGTTGGCGGCGGACTCGGCGGACGTGAACCGCGCGAGGCCCGACCGCTGGACATGTTCGTCCGGCCGGAGTACGCGGTCGAGACGGTCCGGGCGTTCGTGGAGCTCTATCACGAGGAGGGAAACAGGCAAAACCGAGCGAAGAACCGGGCCCGCTTCTTCGTCGACGACTGGGGAACCGACACCATTCGAGAGGAACTCGACGAGCGACTCGCCTTCGCCTTCGAGCCGGCCGGAACCGACTTTCGCGGCGAGTATACGTACAACGCCGGCAGACCCGCGGAATTCGGTTCACACGACCACGTCGGCGTCTACGACCAGGCCGACGGGAGAAACTACGTCGGTCTCTCGGTGGCGGTCGGTCGGCTGCCGGCCGAAGAGGCGATCGACCTTGCCGACCTGGCAGACGAGTACGGTTCGGGCGAAGTACGACTCACTCGCCGGCAGAACCCCCTGATTATGGACGTACCGGACGACGAACTGGACGCCCTGCTTGCCGAGCCAATGCTGGAGAAACACCAGCCGGAGCCGAACCCGTTTGTCAAGGGGACGATGGCGTGTACGGGTACGGAGTTCTGCTCGCTCGCGCTTACCGAGACGAAGGCCCGGACGGCCCGGCTGCTCCGGTGGCTCGGGGACAACGTCGAGGTGCCCGAGGACGTCGATCGAATTAAGCTCCACTACTCCGGCTGTACGGCCGACTGCGGGCAGGCTATGACGGCTGACATCGGACTACAGGGCATGCGCGCCCGAAAGAATGGGGAGATGGTTGAGGCCGTGGACGTCGGCATCGGCGGTGGTATCGGCGAGAACCCGAGCTTCATCGAGTGGATCCGTCAGCGAGTGCCGGCGGACGAACTCCCCGGCCTGATCGCAAACCTCCTCGAGGCGTACGCCGCGCTCCGGACGGAGGGACAGACGTTCCGCGAGTGGGTCGAGGCGACCGGCCACGAAACGATCGTCGAACTCGCTGAACCCGAGGAGGTCGTTGGCTACGAGGACCCCTGTTTGACCGACGGCAAGCAGTCTTGGTACCCGTTCGCGGAGGGGGAGAGTCCGGCCCCGACGGCGGCCGACGGGACGCCGCTGACCTCCGATTGA
- a CDS encoding DUF6360 family protein, whose amino-acid sequence MTGRILDVTAHTTFDYLEVQAIGNGWIDETVGVLDVESPRGKRTVTFGLESDPADLHHIEHHAESVTLTPDQARSLAEELREAASAAERGDAMSSRRR is encoded by the coding sequence ATGACCGGTCGAATATTGGACGTCACGGCGCACACCACGTTCGATTACCTTGAGGTGCAGGCGATCGGAAACGGCTGGATTGACGAGACGGTCGGCGTTCTCGACGTAGAATCACCACGAGGTAAACGGACGGTTACATTCGGGTTGGAATCCGATCCTGCGGATCTCCATCACATCGAACATCACGCGGAGTCCGTCACACTGACACCCGACCAAGCACGGTCGCTCGCCGAAGAGCTGCGAGAAGCCGCTTCGGCCGCCGAACGAGGTGACGCGATGTCGAGTAGACGGCGATAG
- a CDS encoding MFS transporter: MDNGVLEDWNPEDESFWNEQGKRIAWRNLTVSVFTLFLSFAIWVLWSLIVVYLPEAGFTYSESQLFLLIAIPSLVGATGRLAYSFVVPIFGGRRWNAFATATLLIPAIGIGFAVQNPNTPFWIMAVLAATAGFGGANFSSSMDHIAYFFPKRDEGTALGINAGIGNVGVSAAQFLVPVVIFLGAFDGFGGATQTYVTGNPGEQSMWLQNAGFVWVPFILVGTVASYLWMNDIANVEANFGEQLTILTEKHNWIMCWLYTGTFGSFLGYATAFPLLTSIQFPGRNVALFAFAGPLVGALVRPPGGWLADRLGGARVTLWVFVTMAIGTGLVIYFMIEGIFWGFFAAFILLFLASGIGNGSTFKMVPVIFRKQHLREVNEDDSEAQKKAHSRAELEAGSVLGFSGGIGAYGGFFIPQGFSTSVELTQATTAAMGAFLAFYLSCILITWYYYERAGAEVPC; encoded by the coding sequence ATGGACAACGGAGTACTGGAGGACTGGAATCCCGAAGACGAATCGTTCTGGAACGAACAAGGTAAGCGTATCGCGTGGCGAAACCTCACGGTTTCAGTGTTCACGCTGTTCCTCTCGTTCGCGATCTGGGTACTGTGGAGCCTGATCGTCGTATATCTCCCAGAGGCTGGTTTCACCTACTCGGAAAGTCAATTGTTCCTGCTTATCGCGATCCCGTCGCTCGTGGGTGCGACGGGACGGCTCGCGTATTCGTTCGTCGTCCCGATCTTCGGGGGCCGTCGCTGGAACGCGTTCGCTACCGCGACCCTGTTGATCCCGGCGATCGGGATCGGCTTCGCCGTCCAGAACCCGAATACGCCGTTCTGGATCATGGCGGTACTGGCGGCGACTGCCGGTTTCGGCGGGGCGAACTTCAGTTCCAGCATGGACCACATCGCGTATTTCTTCCCCAAACGGGATGAGGGGACCGCACTCGGGATCAACGCCGGGATCGGCAACGTCGGCGTAAGTGCCGCCCAGTTCCTCGTACCCGTCGTCATCTTCCTGGGAGCGTTCGACGGGTTCGGCGGTGCCACCCAGACGTACGTCACCGGTAATCCCGGTGAACAGTCGATGTGGCTGCAGAACGCTGGCTTCGTCTGGGTTCCATTTATCTTGGTTGGTACCGTTGCCTCGTACCTGTGGATGAACGACATCGCCAACGTCGAGGCGAACTTCGGGGAGCAACTGACGATCCTGACGGAGAAACACAACTGGATCATGTGCTGGCTGTACACCGGGACGTTCGGCTCCTTCCTCGGATACGCGACCGCGTTCCCGCTGTTGACGAGCATCCAGTTCCCAGGGCGGAACGTCGCACTGTTCGCGTTCGCGGGCCCGCTGGTCGGCGCACTCGTCCGGCCGCCGGGCGGCTGGCTCGCCGATCGTCTCGGCGGCGCGCGGGTGACGCTCTGGGTGTTCGTGACGATGGCGATCGGAACCGGTCTCGTTATCTACTTCATGATCGAGGGGATCTTCTGGGGCTTCTTCGCGGCGTTCATACTGCTGTTTCTCGCTAGCGGAATCGGTAACGGATCGACGTTCAAGATGGTCCCGGTAATCTTTCGGAAACAGCACCTTCGTGAGGTAAACGAGGACGATTCCGAAGCCCAGAAGAAGGCACACTCACGTGCCGAACTGGAAGCGGGAAGTGTCCTCGGGTTCAGCGGTGGGATCGGCGCGTACGGCGGGTTCTTCATCCCACAGGGATTCAGCACGTCAGTGGAGTTAACCCAGGCGACGACCGCAGCGATGGGGGCATTCCTGGCGTTCTACCTTTCGTGTATCCTGATCACCTGGTACTACTACGAGCGCGCTGGAGCAGAAGTACCCTGTTGA